The Desulforegulaceae bacterium genome segment TTAAGTGAGGTACACCATCCATTTTAGGAGGATCAATCCAACCGTCCCAGCTATCTTCCAATAAACTGAAAAGCCCGTATTTAGTGGTAACAAAAAATTTAACAGGAGATTTATAAGGCTTGATTATCATACTTGCGCATTCATTATGATACAAAAAAGGAACATCTTTGGTTTGTTCAAGATAATCTTTATATTTAGTATAAGATATTGAATGAAAATCCACTGCTCCTGCAAGATCAGGCTTTATTCCATTTTTCAATAATACAGGCAAGGCAGTATCAACTGTAAAAATTGCCATATAATCCTGATATTTTTTAATTATTTCTATATCATCTTTAAGTGAAGGACCTGCACCTACTACCATAACAGGCTTGTCTTTAAAAATGTCTTTAAGAGAATAAAGATTGGCTGAATTAATTGTAGTTGTAAGGTTTTTCATTGAGTTTTCAAAAAACACAGGACCTGTTCCAGCGACAGTATTAACCTGCATTTTATATTGAGTTACCTGTTCCTTGACATTATCTACAATACTACTAAAAAGTTCGGGATTTATTTTTCTTTCTGGCTCATAAAAGCTTATTTTTAAACCTTTAACAAATAAAGCTGTGTCAAAATTACTTTGTGAGAACACCAGGCCAAAATTAAAATCTTCACCCAAAAGAAAATAGACATTATCACTAAATATTTCTTCTGAAAGGTCAATTACTTCCAATGCTTTTTTAAAAATAGATATATAAGGTTCTATAATAACAATTTTTAAAAACTTAATTTCTCTTTTTGAAATTTCTTTTAAAAGATATCCAAGTCCCATTCCAACTATAAATCTAAGTTCACCAGTCTCAAGCTCAAGATTATCAACTATATCGTTGGCTTCTTCTTCTGGGGCAAAAAAATTATTTATATTTACAATGCCTCGTCCTCTGACATTAGCATCTAAACCATAATAATTTTTATTTTTTCTTAACTCTAACTCAACATCCTCTGACTGAAAATCAAGAATTTTTTTATAATAATTAGGATATTTTTGTTCCAGAGCTTTGATATTCTTTTGATATATTATTCTTTCCAAAAAAACTCCTTATCAGCAGTGTCAAACAAATCACTATACATTGTTTTTAATTTATTTTTTATGACAATACAGCCTAACCCTTTGTAAATAATTCATACGCTTTTAAAGCCTCTGCCAAAACAAAGTCTCTTTCTGTGTCAATATCAATAATAAGCTCTCCGTTTAACCATGGCTTTATCTTTGTACCAAAGACTTCATACATTTTACCTGTTCTTGTATTTTGCATTTCATTATACTTTTGAATAAAAAACTCTGCTCTGGTTATACAGGTATGACCGTCATGAACCATGTATTGTTTTAAATCCTGACGCCTAAACCCTTTTTCATTCCAATCAGGAAGTTCATCTTCTGACAAGTCTATCATCCAGTCAGGATTGTATTTTTCAACATTTTGAAAAGATATAGCTGCATCATAACTTTTATTTTTTTCCAAAAACTCTAAAGGTTCATAAAAAAGGTTGTTATATCTGATAGGAATATTACCATATAAAAGACTTAAATAATCCCATTTACCTTTTCTTTTTTCAACTACATCTGCCATAACATCTTCAATTCTTACAGCATTACCAGCAAGGTTTTCATCTCTTTTCAGATAAAAAGCATTGTGTTTTTTGCAAATATCTTCAAGATCTTCAATATCTGTTGAAACCAGGGTATCAACAAAAATATCTTTTTTTGTATCTGAAAGACCGGTACTCCATTCAATAACATATTCAACCACAGGCTTTGAATTTATAGGAAGCATACATTTACTTTTAAGACCAAGGCTTCCTTTCCTTGCAACAATTATTGATAAAATTTTAGTCATGATTCTTCCAATAATAAAAGTTATTAAAAAAGATTGATGGCACCGTGCTTTTGACGGTGTTCTTTTTCTGCATCATCAAGATTTAAGTAATCTGATGCGAACTTTCCATATAAAGTTTTAATTTTTGTACTTACTTCTTCTATGGGCAAGGGGGTAAATTTTTCCAAAGTTCTTTTTTGCATTTCACCATATTGTAATTTAAGCTCTTCATCTGTAAATTCATCTGTTAAATTTATCACAAAATCCCTTGCATCGCCTAAACCAAGAACAAATTCATGCAGCTTGTTTTCATTTATTCTTTTTTTAGATAATGCATATTCAAAAATTTCTGTTCCAGGATAAGGTGTTGCAAACATAAGAGAACCAAGATGAAGATTATTTTCAATACAAAAATGAATTGTTTCTTCACAGGTTTCTCTTGTTTCACCAGGCATGCCTAAAATAAAAGAAATAGGAATTGGCAGCCCGTATTTTCTATTAAGATAAACTGCATTTGACATTTGCTCAGGGGTTATTGCTTTATTCATTTTTTTTAACATAAAAGGAGAACCAGACTCAAAGCCATATGAAACAGAGCAACAGCCAGAAGTTGTTACAACCTGCATTATATCATCATTTATAATATTGGCTCTTCCTGTTGAAGACCATCTTATATTGGGGAAATATTTGTTCCTTGCTTCGCAAAACTCATAAACTCTTTTGGGCTTTGCCATAAACTCATCATCCTGAAAACAAACAAAATCTAAACCATAAAGTTTATCAATATATTTTATTGAATCAGTAATAAATTCAACAGAATGACCTCTAAATTTGCGACCCCATGGCTGATAACAAAAAGAACATTTATATGGACATCCTCTGCTGGAAATAAAATCAGTTTCTCTTCCAAGCCCAATAATATTGTTTTTCAAATATATATCCATGGGAAGAAGATCATAGGCAGGCATATCACTTTCTAAATCAAGATCTTTTATAAGCTCCTCTTCCTCGGTTCTTATATAATTATCATCTTCAAGATAGGCCAAACCTTTTATTTTATTTAAATCAGGATTTTTTTCTTCTTTTAAGGCACGCAAAAGATTTACTATTGTTTTTTCACCCTCTCCTGTACAAACAATATCAACTTCAGAATTTTCCAACAAAAGCTGGGGAATGCTCATTGCAACACTTCCACCTGCAATAATTTTTGCTTTCTTTGAAATACTTCGTATCCATTGTGAAAGTTCAATTACAGTCTTATAAACAGGTACAAGCCCTCCTATCATAACAACATCATACTCAACTTCTCTTAAAATGGATTTCATTTTTTTATTACTGTATCTATTTGCGTTCCAGTCGATAAAAACCAAATCTACAAAATTTAATTTTTTCCTGATTATATTTGCCAAAATTGCAAGCCCATGGGGAATATGCCTTGGTTTATCGGTAACTCTTATGGGTGGATTGATTATAAGTAATTTCATTAAATACCTTTCATCATGAAGTGAAAATTTGAGCATATTCAAAATTAGCTGTTTCAAAATCCTGAAGTCTTCCAATATCAACCCAGTATTCCTTAATTGGAAAAACTCCGGTTTTCATTTTTTTTCCAACAATTTCCCTGAATAAATCAGTCATATCATAATAATCATTTTCAGGAATTATATCTTTAACATCATGATTTAATACATAAATACCTGCATTTACAAAAAATTTATGTACAGGTTTTTCCTCAATTGAATTTAAAGTTGAGCCGTCAATATTTACCACTCCATAAGGTATCTGCATTTCATAATTTCTTACACACATTGTTGCAGTATGGTTATTTTCTTTATGAAAATCGAGAAGCTGACTAAAATTAACTTTTGTAAGTAAATCACCATTCATTACAATCATTGGATTATCAAAAGTTTCATTCAAAAGAGAAAGGCTTCCGGCAGTTCCAAGTTTTTTATCTTCTTCAATATAATTTATTGAAACTCCCCAGTTTGAACCATCTTCAAAATAATCTTTTATCATTTGACCTTTATAATTTATTGAAAAATAAAAACTTTCAAACCCTTCACTTATAAAATTATCAAGAATAATTTCCAAAATAGGTTTACCGCCAATTTTAAGAAGGGGTTTAGGACAGTCATTTGTAAGGGGTCTAAGTCTTGTTCCAAGTCCGCCTGCCATAATAACAACAGGATTTTCTTTAAGGTTTTGTCCTAAAAACTCTTTTGATACTATTAAATCTATTATTTCTAAGTCTTTACCTACAATAGGTATTTGTTTTATTCCAAACCTTTTCATCAATGATTTAACTGCAAATTCATTCATTTTTGAAGTTGCAGTGTGTGGGTTTTTATTGGCGACCTCTTTAATTTTTCCATCCAGGCCAATACCTTTTAAAAGCCCTCTTCTTATATCACCGTCTGTTACAGTTCCAAGAAGCCTGCCGTTGTTGTCTGTAACAAGAGCAATTTGTAATGCTGATTTGTCTATTATATCCACTACTTTTTTTATTGAATCATCTGGTTTTACAGCTACTTTTTTCCAGTCTGCCATGATAATTTCCTTATAAAAATAAAACATATAAAAATGAATCGACAACAAGGGCAAAAGGCTTAAGCTAAAAAACATCTCTTAAAAGCATAAAAGCTTCTGCATAATAAGCAGAAACAGAGGCACCTCTAAATCTTGCAAGAGATTTGATATTTTCAAGACTCCTTGGGTAAGGAGGCTGCTGAACCTCAGAACTGTAAATTTCCATTATTTTAATTTTATCATCAATAAACTCTGTTATATCTGAATATGAGTTTGGAATAAAAACATTTTCAGGCAAAGGGAAAGCAATTTCTGTTTCAGAAAGACATTCATACATAAGCAATCTCTTAACAAAAGCAGCTCTGAAACTTTTCAATGAACTCATTACTGCTTTTGCAGCAATTTGATGATCTGTATGAATATCTGACCTGTTTACAGTGTAAACTGTATGGGGTTTAATTTTTTGAATGGTTTCAGAAATTTTATCAAGCAAAAGACTAAAATCTACATTATAAAGTTTTGCGGCAGGAAAATTCAAATTTATTACATCTTTAAATCCATAAGCTTTTGACACATCTAAGACTTGTTTTTTTCTTTTATCTATAAAATCTTTTGAATACCCAAGTTCAGTTGAAACACCTGTGATAATAAGCCAGTACATTTCATCATTGTTTTTTTTATGTTTTAAAATTGTTCCACCACAGCCTAATGTTTCATCGTCTGGATGTACTGAAATAACCAGCACTTTCATAAATACATTCCTTTTTTAAAAATAAACTCTGGTTCAATTTCAAGAATTTTGATACTTCCGTCTCCGGTTTTTACACAAGGTATATTTTCTTGAACCTCAATAACTTTGCCTGGTTCAATATTTACAGGCAAATCTTTTAAAGATTTTTCAACCTTCCAAACTTTATAATTCTTATCTTTAATTTTTATTTCTGCTCCCGGGTATGGTTTATAAAGAGCCCTTACAAGGTTTAATATTCCATTTGAAGGCATTCTCCAGTCTATAATTCCATCTTTTGTACTTCTTTTTCTCAAATAATTTACCTTTAAATTATCTTGTAAAGTCAATTTATAAGTATTTTTTTCGAGATGAGGCAAAAATTCTTTTATCTGAAAACAAGCAAGTCTCTTTATTTTTTCATATACATCGGCAGCATTATCAGTTTCTGAAATTTCAAAACTTTTTTGAGAAAGAATTGGACCAGAATCAGCACCTTCATCCATAAAAAAAAATGTAAGCCCGCTTTTTTTTAAACCTAAAACAATAGACCAGATTATAGGATGTCTGCCCCTGTTTTCTGGAAGTAAAGCAGGATGAACTCCAAGTATTCCCATTGGCGGCAAATTTAAAAGTCTTTTTTTAATAAGATTTGACCAGCCGAAACAAAAAATAATATCTGGTTTTTTATCAGCAATCCACCTTTCTGTATCAGCACTGTTTATATCTTTTGTAAGTAAAAAAGGAATACCAACTTTTTCTGCAATATCAGATAAATCTGAATAATCACTATTAAACCCTGAATTTTCAGAACTTATAATTCCAGATATTTTCCCATTATTTTTTAAAATCTCAACCAAGCAATGACGGCTGAAATCTACAGTGCCTATAAAAACAATATTCATAAAAACTTCCTTAATTTAAATCATAAAATCCTTTTTTAATCAGGCTTTTATCTTTAAAATCAATTTCCTCAAGCTTACTTGCTATTTTAGCAGATGCAGTTCCATTGCCATAGGGGTTGTCCATGTTTTCAATAAATTTTCTAAAATCAGAAGACAAAGCTTTTTCAATTACTTTTTTGATGCTTTTACTGTTACAATCTGTGTCTAAAATATTTTCTGTTTTGTATCTTCCCCCTTGTCTGTCTCCAATATTTACCACAGGAAGTTTAAAAAACGGAGATTCAATAATTCCACTTGAAGAATTGCCTATCATTAAAGATGAATGTTTCATTGCTCCAAGATAAGCCCTTTGACCAAGATTTTTTACAAGAATTAATTTTTGAGGATATTTTTCTGAAAATACTTTTAAGGCTTGATATATGGCATTATTTCCTGAATCAGCATTTGGCATGGTTGCAAGAGCACAAATTTCAGAACTCCTGACTGCTTCAAGAATTTCACTAATCTGTTTTTCAGGACTTGTATAATCAAGTGTTACAGGATGATAGGTCAGCAAACCAATTTTTTTTCTAAAATCTGCTCCTGTAATACTGTTTAATTCATCAACTTCAGGTAACTGAATATTTTTTATATTATCAATGCCTATTGCTCCAACATTAAAAACCCTTTCAGGAAATTCTCCCATTTGAATGATTCTTTTTCTATAAATTTCTAAAGAGGCAAAATGAAGTGAAGACATTTTTGTTACTGAATGACGCACAGGGTCATCAATAAGTCCTAAAGTTGATTCCCCCCCATGAATATGAGCAATAGGAATTTTATGAATAACCGATGGAATTGCAGCACAAAAAAGTTCATATCTGTCACCCAGCAAAACAATTAGATCTGGTTTCTTTGCTGTAAAAATTTCTGAAAACCCCTGAATACCTATTGATATAGAATTGCAAATATCTTTTTCTGTATCTGAACCAAGTTTTAAATCAACTATAAAATCAATTGATATTTTATCTTTTTTGATTAAATCCAGCGTATAACCGTGAAATTTTGAAAGGTGGGAACCTGTGGCACACAAAGAAAGGCTTAAAAGTTTACTTTTTTCAATTGCTTTTATCAGTGGGTATAAAAGACCGTAATCAGCTCTTCCTGTTGTGACAACCATTACGTTCTTCATTAAGATCCTTTAAATTTCTATTTGTTGGTCTTTTTTATAATTTTTTGAAGACTTTTTACCGATAAGCAGATTCCATAATACAGGAGAAAGCCCTGTTCCAGGTCTTTTTAATGTAATGTTTTCAAGAGTAAAAACTTCACCCTCTTTTATATCTT includes the following:
- a CDS encoding radical SAM protein → MKLLIINPPIRVTDKPRHIPHGLAILANIIRKKLNFVDLVFIDWNANRYSNKKMKSILREVEYDVVMIGGLVPVYKTVIELSQWIRSISKKAKIIAGGSVAMSIPQLLLENSEVDIVCTGEGEKTIVNLLRALKEEKNPDLNKIKGLAYLEDDNYIRTEEEELIKDLDLESDMPAYDLLPMDIYLKNNIIGLGRETDFISSRGCPYKCSFCYQPWGRKFRGHSVEFITDSIKYIDKLYGLDFVCFQDDEFMAKPKRVYEFCEARNKYFPNIRWSSTGRANIINDDIMQVVTTSGCCSVSYGFESGSPFMLKKMNKAITPEQMSNAVYLNRKYGLPIPISFILGMPGETRETCEETIHFCIENNLHLGSLMFATPYPGTEIFEYALSKKRINENKLHEFVLGLGDARDFVINLTDEFTDEELKLQYGEMQKRTLEKFTPLPIEEVSTKIKTLYGKFASDYLNLDDAEKEHRQKHGAINLF
- a CDS encoding nucleotidyltransferase family protein, which gives rise to MADWKKVAVKPDDSIKKVVDIIDKSALQIALVTDNNGRLLGTVTDGDIRRGLLKGIGLDGKIKEVANKNPHTATSKMNEFAVKSLMKRFGIKQIPIVGKDLEIIDLIVSKEFLGQNLKENPVVIMAGGLGTRLRPLTNDCPKPLLKIGGKPILEIILDNFISEGFESFYFSINYKGQMIKDYFEDGSNWGVSINYIEEDKKLGTAGSLSLLNETFDNPMIVMNGDLLTKVNFSQLLDFHKENNHTATMCVRNYEMQIPYGVVNIDGSTLNSIEEKPVHKFFVNAGIYVLNHDVKDIIPENDYYDMTDLFREIVGKKMKTGVFPIKEYWVDIGRLQDFETANFEYAQIFTS
- a CDS encoding PIG-L family deacetylase, whose protein sequence is MKVLVISVHPDDETLGCGGTILKHKKNNDEMYWLIITGVSTELGYSKDFIDKRKKQVLDVSKAYGFKDVINLNFPAAKLYNVDFSLLLDKISETIQKIKPHTVYTVNRSDIHTDHQIAAKAVMSSLKSFRAAFVKRLLMYECLSETEIAFPLPENVFIPNSYSDITEFIDDKIKIMEIYSSEVQQPPYPRSLENIKSLARFRGASVSAYYAEAFMLLRDVF
- a CDS encoding formyltransferase family protein; the encoded protein is MNIVFIGTVDFSRHCLVEILKNNGKISGIISSENSGFNSDYSDLSDIAEKVGIPFLLTKDINSADTERWIADKKPDIIFCFGWSNLIKKRLLNLPPMGILGVHPALLPENRGRHPIIWSIVLGLKKSGLTFFFMDEGADSGPILSQKSFEISETDNAADVYEKIKRLACFQIKEFLPHLEKNTYKLTLQDNLKVNYLRKRSTKDGIIDWRMPSNGILNLVRALYKPYPGAEIKIKDKNYKVWKVEKSLKDLPVNIEPGKVIEVQENIPCVKTGDGSIKILEIEPEFIFKKGMYL
- the neuC gene encoding UDP-N-acetylglucosamine 2-epimerase; protein product: MKNVMVVTTGRADYGLLYPLIKAIEKSKLLSLSLCATGSHLSKFHGYTLDLIKKDKISIDFIVDLKLGSDTEKDICNSISIGIQGFSEIFTAKKPDLIVLLGDRYELFCAAIPSVIHKIPIAHIHGGESTLGLIDDPVRHSVTKMSSLHFASLEIYRKRIIQMGEFPERVFNVGAIGIDNIKNIQLPEVDELNSITGADFRKKIGLLTYHPVTLDYTSPEKQISEILEAVRSSEICALATMPNADSGNNAIYQALKVFSEKYPQKLILVKNLGQRAYLGAMKHSSLMIGNSSSGIIESPFFKLPVVNIGDRQGGRYKTENILDTDCNSKSIKKVIEKALSSDFRKFIENMDNPYGNGTASAKIASKLEEIDFKDKSLIKKGFYDLN